Proteins found in one Geomonas subterranea genomic segment:
- a CDS encoding B12-binding domain-containing radical SAM protein, with protein sequence MKILLLAMPDAANNFHRIIKVPNLGLCSIAAQLKLHEVKVVDLVLVHRNIQAWLQRFLHDFRPDVIGISSMSFQYESALRVMSICRTFLPHTTLVLGGYHATLSYRELTHDSPPFDFLLRGEGEQSFPALLEALDGQRTLFDVPGLSWRHNGAFIHNTAGPLLDVARLPLPERDARVLDGFTYFDRKLDCVETSRGCTMTCTFCSITGMYGTSFRCYGIERVIADLKELQKRGTRTVLLVDDNITLDSQRFTSLARAIVEHGLNSMEYLVQASVAGIVADPELIPALARANFAMVFLGIESVLPQNLALFQKGDIREKTERAVRLLRQHGIGVMGGFIIGNPDDGPEEIREVFRASRRLGIDLPYVQCVTPYPGTRIREELLEAGLVTNPDRLSRYTGFMCNVRTKRLSVGQLNRIMNWENLKAFFSPSMFIGNYFVRKREKGALKVLLNNLDLVRGFFTGDQFRSRHRF encoded by the coding sequence ATGAAGATACTCCTTTTGGCGATGCCGGACGCCGCCAACAACTTCCATCGCATCATCAAGGTGCCCAACCTGGGGCTCTGCTCCATCGCCGCCCAGCTCAAGCTGCACGAGGTGAAGGTCGTGGACCTGGTGCTGGTGCACCGGAACATCCAGGCGTGGCTGCAGCGCTTCCTGCACGATTTCCGGCCTGACGTGATCGGCATCAGCAGCATGAGCTTCCAGTACGAAAGCGCGCTGAGGGTGATGTCGATTTGCCGCACCTTTCTCCCCCACACCACGCTGGTGCTGGGAGGGTATCACGCCACCCTCTCGTACCGGGAGCTCACTCACGACTCTCCCCCTTTTGATTTCCTGCTGCGCGGTGAGGGGGAGCAATCTTTCCCGGCGCTTTTGGAGGCGCTGGACGGACAGCGTACCCTCTTCGATGTACCCGGACTATCCTGGCGCCACAATGGCGCGTTCATCCATAACACGGCCGGACCGCTGCTCGATGTCGCGCGGCTACCACTACCCGAGCGCGACGCCCGCGTGCTCGACGGCTTCACCTATTTCGACCGCAAACTCGACTGCGTCGAGACCTCCCGCGGCTGCACCATGACCTGCACCTTCTGCTCCATTACCGGGATGTACGGGACCAGTTTCCGCTGCTACGGCATTGAGCGTGTCATCGCCGACTTGAAGGAGCTGCAAAAGCGGGGCACGCGGACCGTGCTGCTGGTCGACGACAACATCACCCTGGACAGCCAACGCTTTACCAGCCTTGCCCGTGCCATCGTGGAGCACGGACTGAACAGCATGGAGTACCTGGTGCAGGCTTCGGTCGCCGGCATCGTCGCAGATCCCGAACTGATACCGGCGCTGGCCCGGGCCAATTTCGCCATGGTGTTTCTCGGCATCGAGTCGGTGCTTCCTCAAAACCTGGCTCTTTTTCAGAAGGGGGATATCAGGGAAAAGACGGAGCGGGCGGTACGCCTGCTGCGGCAGCATGGCATCGGCGTGATGGGTGGGTTCATCATCGGCAACCCGGACGACGGGCCGGAGGAGATCCGGGAGGTGTTCCGCGCCTCGCGCAGGCTCGGCATCGACCTTCCCTACGTGCAGTGCGTGACCCCGTATCCCGGCACCAGGATCAGGGAAGAACTGCTGGAGGCGGGCCTGGTGACCAATCCCGACCGCCTGAGCAGGTACACCGGGTTCATGTGCAATGTGAGGACGAAGCGGCTCAGCGTAGGGCAGTTGAACAGGATCATGAACTGGGAAAACCTGAAGGCTTTTTTCAGCCCCTCCATGTTCATCGGCAACTACTTCGTCAGGAAGCGTGAGAAAGGTGCGCTGAAGGTGCTCTTGAACAACCTCGACCTGGTCCGGGGATTCTTCACCGGCGACCAGTTCCGCTCCCGGCACAGGTTTTAA
- the ppk1 gene encoding polyphosphate kinase 1, which yields METKLVVPQNIEQEEDVFQLVNEQESPLQSVLDIQQMLPVQDVEAPDHPLESNPHFIDANVTVISAPHDKGVKQKAPKQDKRGKTGKAKSDTASKAVKAPKAVKSVKATKDPKAAKATKTAKAAKTAKAAKPKITNPDATKPQAVKPKAAKTVRPKSVKTVKPKAAKAGAKQPPKPKGPAGPEQPEFDLAESRWYLNRELTWLEFNRRVLHEATDERTPLLERLKFIAIVSSNLDEFAMKRIGGLKQQIGAGLHELTLDGRTPRQQVTECNASVREIEAAKREAFREVRELLEGKGIVIESYDTLTPKEKKLLREHYYTNIYPLLTPQSIDPAHPFPFISNLSLNLLVTLRYPKSREHSLARVKVPIGLGTPRFIRVGKGDHFIPIEQVMMNNLDMLFPGMLIVSCEIFRVTRNANTEKDEEEADDLMSMIESELKERKFAPIVRLEVGAGMEPLHRGRLAAELELDEENDVLEVSGMLALRDLFEISKLDYPRLHDPPHHPIDHPQLPAERNIFHTIRDMGSLLLQHPYVSFSTSVERFLREAANDPKVRAIKMTLYRTSIQGRIIDALVQAAQNGKQVAVVVELKARFDEATNIHLAEVMEEAGIHVTYGVVGLKTHCKVILVVRQDFQGLRRYVHIGTGNYHTETARIYSDVGIITCDDTIAQDVTELFNYLTTGFTAKRNYRAVMPAPKLLKKALLTRIEREVALHQESGGGLIRFKMNALEDGDIVKALYRASMAGVKIDLYVRDTCRLRPGIPGLSDNIRVVSIVGRFLEHSRIYYFRNGGAEEYFISSADAMKRNLEARVEVLCPVTAPELTSELRTVLDCHDADHRSAWDMQGDGSYLQRQPAEGESGEGTQQMLIAQAQQRLKEALKQKKKPMQK from the coding sequence ATGGAGACCAAGCTTGTCGTACCCCAAAACATCGAGCAAGAAGAGGATGTCTTCCAACTGGTAAATGAGCAGGAGTCTCCTCTTCAGAGTGTGCTCGATATCCAGCAAATGCTTCCGGTCCAGGACGTTGAGGCGCCGGATCATCCTTTAGAGAGTAATCCTCACTTCATCGATGCCAATGTGACTGTCATCTCCGCCCCGCACGACAAAGGGGTGAAGCAGAAGGCGCCGAAGCAGGACAAACGCGGCAAGACAGGCAAAGCCAAGAGCGATACGGCGTCAAAGGCGGTGAAAGCTCCCAAGGCTGTCAAAAGCGTCAAGGCAACCAAGGACCCCAAAGCCGCCAAGGCGACGAAAACTGCCAAGGCTGCGAAAACGGCCAAGGCTGCCAAGCCCAAGATTACCAATCCCGACGCGACCAAGCCGCAGGCGGTCAAGCCCAAGGCGGCCAAGACGGTCAGGCCGAAGTCGGTCAAGACGGTCAAGCCGAAGGCAGCCAAGGCGGGCGCGAAGCAGCCTCCCAAACCGAAAGGGCCGGCCGGCCCGGAGCAGCCGGAGTTCGATCTGGCCGAGAGCCGCTGGTACCTCAACCGCGAGCTGACTTGGCTCGAGTTCAACCGCCGGGTGCTGCACGAGGCGACGGACGAGCGTACCCCGCTGCTGGAGCGGCTGAAATTCATCGCCATCGTCAGCTCCAACCTCGATGAATTCGCCATGAAGAGGATCGGCGGCCTGAAGCAGCAGATCGGCGCCGGATTGCACGAGCTGACGCTGGACGGCCGGACGCCGCGCCAGCAGGTAACCGAATGCAACGCCTCGGTCCGCGAGATCGAGGCGGCCAAGAGGGAAGCCTTCCGCGAGGTGAGGGAACTCCTGGAAGGGAAGGGGATCGTCATCGAGAGCTACGACACCCTGACGCCCAAGGAGAAGAAGCTGCTGCGCGAGCACTACTACACCAATATCTACCCGCTCCTGACGCCGCAATCGATCGACCCGGCCCACCCCTTCCCGTTCATTTCGAACCTTTCGCTCAACCTCCTGGTGACGCTGCGCTACCCGAAATCGCGGGAGCACTCCCTGGCGCGGGTCAAGGTGCCGATCGGCCTGGGTACGCCCCGCTTCATCCGGGTCGGCAAGGGAGATCACTTCATCCCCATCGAGCAGGTCATGATGAACAACCTGGACATGCTCTTCCCGGGGATGCTCATCGTCTCCTGCGAGATCTTCCGGGTCACCCGCAACGCCAACACCGAAAAGGACGAGGAGGAGGCGGACGATCTGATGTCGATGATCGAGTCGGAGTTGAAGGAGCGCAAGTTCGCGCCGATCGTGCGGCTCGAGGTGGGGGCGGGGATGGAGCCGCTGCACCGCGGCCGGCTGGCTGCCGAACTGGAACTGGACGAGGAAAACGACGTCCTGGAGGTTTCGGGTATGCTCGCCCTGCGCGACCTCTTCGAGATCTCCAAACTCGACTACCCGCGGTTGCACGACCCGCCGCACCACCCGATCGACCACCCGCAACTTCCTGCCGAGAGGAACATCTTTCACACCATCCGCGACATGGGCTCGCTCCTGTTGCAGCACCCGTACGTCTCCTTTTCCACCTCCGTCGAGCGCTTCCTGCGCGAGGCGGCCAACGATCCCAAGGTGCGCGCCATCAAGATGACCCTGTACCGCACCTCGATCCAGGGGCGCATCATCGATGCGCTGGTGCAGGCGGCGCAAAACGGCAAGCAGGTGGCGGTGGTCGTGGAACTGAAGGCGCGCTTCGACGAGGCGACCAACATCCACCTGGCCGAGGTGATGGAGGAGGCGGGGATCCACGTCACCTACGGCGTGGTCGGGCTGAAGACCCACTGCAAGGTGATCCTCGTGGTGCGCCAGGACTTCCAGGGACTCAGGCGCTATGTCCACATCGGCACCGGCAACTACCATACCGAAACCGCCCGTATCTACAGCGACGTCGGGATCATAACCTGTGACGACACCATCGCCCAGGATGTCACCGAACTCTTCAACTACCTGACCACGGGCTTCACCGCCAAACGCAACTACCGCGCGGTCATGCCCGCGCCCAAGCTGTTGAAGAAGGCCCTCCTGACCCGCATCGAGCGGGAGGTCGCGCTGCACCAGGAAAGCGGCGGCGGGCTGATCCGGTTCAAAATGAACGCGCTCGAGGATGGCGACATCGTCAAGGCGCTCTACCGCGCCTCGATGGCGGGAGTGAAGATCGACCTGTATGTAAGGGACACCTGCCGGCTGCGACCGGGCATCCCGGGGCTCTCGGATAACATCCGGGTGGTGAGCATCGTCGGGCGTTTCCTGGAGCATTCCCGGATCTACTACTTCAGAAACGGCGGCGCGGAGGAATACTTCATATCTTCCGCCGACGCCATGAAGCGAAACCTCGAGGCGCGGGTAGAGGTTCTCTGTCCGGTCACGGCGCCGGAGCTGACCTCGGAGTTGAGGACCGTCCTCGACTGTCACGATGCGGACCACCGTTCAGCGTGGGACATGCAGGGGGACGGGAGCTACCTGCAGCGCCAGCCGGCAGAGGGTGAGAGCGGCGAAGGAACGCAGCAGATGCTGATCGCCCAGGCGCAGCAGCGGCTCAAGGAAGCGCTCAAACAGAAGAAAAAGCCGATGCAGAAATGA